One region of Mycteria americana isolate JAX WOST 10 ecotype Jacksonville Zoo and Gardens chromosome 17, USCA_MyAme_1.0, whole genome shotgun sequence genomic DNA includes:
- the CACFD1 gene encoding calcium channel flower homolog isoform X1: MSSQDEQFQAAAPDPAASSADDGMTWWYRWLCRIAGVIGGMSCAFAGLWNCVTINPLNIAAGVWMMLNAFVLFLCEAPFCCQFIEFANAVSARADKLRPWQKAAFYCGMAAFPVMLSLTLTTLFGNAIAFATGVLYGLSALGKKGDAISYARIHQQQKQTDEEKLTGSLEGQAL; the protein is encoded by the exons ATGAGCTCGCAGGATGAGCAGTTCCAAGCAGCAGCCCCTGACCCAGCGGCTTCCTCCGCCGATGATGGCATGACCTGGTGGTACAGGTGGCTCTGCAGGATTGCCGGGGTCATCGGGGGCATGT CCTGTGCCTTCGCTGGTCTCTGGAACTGTGTCACCATCAACCCCCTGAACATCGCGGCTGGCGTGTGGATGAT GCTCAATGCTTTCGTCCTGTTCCTGTGCGAAGCCCCCTTCTGCTGCCAGTTTATCGAGTTTGCGAATGCCGTCTCTGCGAGGGCGGACAAGCTGCGGCCCTGGCAGAAAGCCGCTTTCTACTGCGG GATGGCTGCGTTCCCTGTCATGCTCAGCCTGACGCTGACCACGCTCTTTGGAAATGCCATCGCGTTTGCCACCGGCGTGCTTTATGGCCTGTCGGCACTCGGCAAGAA GGGAGATGCCATTTCCTATGCTCGGAtccaccagcagcagaagcaaacgGATGAAGAGAAGCTCACGGGGTCCCTAGAGGGACAGGCTCTCTGA
- the CACFD1 gene encoding calcium channel flower homolog isoform X2 produces the protein MSSQDEQFQAAAPDPAASSADDGMTWWYRWLCRIAGVIGGMSCAFAGLWNCVTINPLNIAAGVWMIPLLLPVYRVCECRLCEGGQAAALAESRFLLRDGCVPCHAQPDADHALWKCHRVCHRRALWPVGTRQEGRCHFLCSDPPAAEANG, from the exons ATGAGCTCGCAGGATGAGCAGTTCCAAGCAGCAGCCCCTGACCCAGCGGCTTCCTCCGCCGATGATGGCATGACCTGGTGGTACAGGTGGCTCTGCAGGATTGCCGGGGTCATCGGGGGCATGT CCTGTGCCTTCGCTGGTCTCTGGAACTGTGTCACCATCAACCCCCTGAACATCGCGGCTGGCGTGTGGATGAT CCCCCTTCTGCTGCCAGTTTATCGAGTTTGCGAATGCCGTCTCTGCGAGGGCGGACAAGCTGCGGCCCTGGCAGAAAGCCGCTTTCTACTGCGG GATGGCTGCGTTCCCTGTCATGCTCAGCCTGACGCTGACCACGCTCTTTGGAAATGCCATCGCGTTTGCCACCGGCGTGCTTTATGGCCTGTCGGCACTCGGCAAGAA GGGAGATGCCATTTCCTATGCTCGGAtccaccagcagcagaagcaaacgGATGA